A part of Deinococcus sp. KNUC1210 genomic DNA contains:
- a CDS encoding NAD(P)/FAD-dependent oxidoreductase produces MDRKIARRDFVNGLALTAAAVAMQGALPWARAAQTPTAAGYPPAAGGLTGQTDQANAVMHAVRDGMLKATTGQSTGEHFDLVVVGAGISGLAAAHEYRRLNPKARILLLDPLADVGGHAHRNEFQVGGRLLIGYGGSQSLQTPSYFSPAVNAMLHSVGIEPQKFEGYYDGKWYDRRGLGAGLYFPKKVYGHAATVRETDKAADWVNRSPLNAQAKRDLIELTDAPPDYLKGLSVQQKRARLASATYREFLLDIARVDPQLVTYFQDSTREYYGGGIDVVSALDAWANGNPGFDGMQLGDAVDRAMSPSSRLLQTDPDDYIYHFPDGNASVARALVRSLIPQTMGGHTMESLVLGRLDYGQLDVKGHPVRIRLGSTAVHVRHLGDPRTAPQVEVVYAGVGGMHSVVAGQVVLACWHRVIPYLTNELGAPQTAALRDQVKIPLVYTNVVLKNWAAFERLKLSAITSPGHFWLGADLDFPVSMGSYHFAQKTSDPVILHLRRIPGGRPGDSARDQFNTGRAELLRLSFADYERQARNLLGGALSSGGFDPARDIAAITVNRWAHGYAYEYMRPGDTYWPGGPLPIQTSRKGWGRIAIANSDAGAYAYAHSAIDQGVRAARELLGGSGPAISDFPGPPQRKLKFFGS; encoded by the coding sequence ATGGACCGGAAGATAGCCCGCCGCGATTTCGTGAATGGACTGGCGCTGACCGCCGCCGCTGTCGCCATGCAGGGTGCCCTGCCCTGGGCGCGGGCAGCCCAGACGCCGACTGCTGCCGGGTATCCGCCCGCTGCCGGGGGCCTGACCGGGCAGACCGATCAGGCCAACGCCGTGATGCACGCGGTTCGTGACGGCATGTTGAAGGCGACCACCGGTCAGAGCACCGGGGAGCACTTCGATCTGGTGGTGGTCGGAGCGGGCATCAGTGGGCTGGCGGCGGCGCACGAATACCGCCGCCTGAATCCGAAGGCCCGTATTCTGCTGCTCGACCCGCTGGCAGACGTGGGCGGGCACGCGCACCGCAACGAATTTCAGGTGGGCGGCAGGCTGTTGATCGGCTACGGCGGCTCGCAGTCGCTCCAGACGCCCAGTTATTTCAGTCCGGCGGTCAACGCCATGCTGCACAGTGTCGGAATCGAGCCACAGAAATTCGAGGGTTATTACGACGGGAAATGGTACGACCGGCGCGGCCTGGGTGCGGGGCTCTATTTTCCGAAGAAGGTCTACGGGCACGCCGCCACCGTGCGCGAAACCGACAAGGCCGCCGACTGGGTGAATCGGTCGCCGCTGAACGCACAGGCCAAACGCGACCTGATCGAACTGACGGACGCGCCCCCCGACTACCTGAAGGGTCTGAGCGTCCAGCAGAAGCGTGCGCGGCTGGCAAGCGCAACCTACCGCGAGTTTCTGCTCGACATCGCCCGGGTCGATCCGCAGCTCGTGACCTACTTTCAGGACAGCACCCGCGAGTATTACGGCGGCGGCATCGACGTGGTAAGCGCTCTGGATGCCTGGGCCAACGGCAACCCCGGTTTCGACGGGATGCAGCTGGGCGACGCCGTAGACCGCGCCATGAGTCCGAGTTCGCGGCTGCTCCAGACCGACCCGGACGATTACATCTACCACTTCCCCGACGGCAACGCCTCGGTGGCCCGCGCACTGGTCAGAAGTCTGATTCCGCAGACGATGGGCGGGCACACGATGGAATCGCTGGTGCTGGGCAGGCTCGATTACGGGCAACTCGACGTGAAGGGCCATCCCGTCCGTATCCGGCTCGGCAGCACCGCCGTGCATGTGCGGCATCTGGGCGATCCGCGCACCGCGCCGCAGGTCGAGGTGGTGTATGCGGGTGTGGGCGGCATGCACAGCGTGGTGGCAGGTCAGGTGGTGCTGGCGTGCTGGCACCGCGTCATTCCGTACCTGACGAACGAACTCGGCGCACCCCAGACGGCGGCGCTGCGCGATCAGGTCAAGATTCCGCTGGTGTACACCAACGTGGTGCTGAAGAACTGGGCTGCCTTCGAGCGGCTGAAACTCTCGGCCATCACCTCGCCGGGGCATTTCTGGCTCGGAGCCGACCTCGATTTCCCGGTCAGCATGGGCAGCTACCATTTCGCGCAGAAGACCAGCGACCCGGTGATTCTGCATCTGCGGCGTATTCCCGGCGGCAGACCGGGCGACAGTGCCCGCGATCAGTTCAATACCGGGCGGGCCGAACTGCTGCGCCTGAGTTTTGCCGATTACGAGCGACAGGCCCGCAACCTGCTGGGCGGAGCGCTGAGCAGCGGGGGCTTCGATCCGGCCCGCGACATCGCCGCCATCACGGTGAACCGCTGGGCGCACGGCTACGCCTACGAATACATGCGCCCCGGCGACACCTACTGGCCCGGCGGCCCGCTGCCGATTCAGACTTCCCGAAAAGGCTGGGGCCGCATTGCCATCGCCAACAGCGACGCGGGCGCGTATGCGTATGCCCACAGCGCCATCGATCAGGGCGTGCGGGCGGCGCGGGAACTGCTTGGAGGCAGCGGCCCTGCCATCAGCGACTTTCCCGGCCCACCGCAGCGCAAGCTGAAATTCTTCGGAAGTTAG